A DNA window from Trichosurus vulpecula isolate mTriVul1 chromosome 2, mTriVul1.pri, whole genome shotgun sequence contains the following coding sequences:
- the LOC118836234 gene encoding vomeronasal type-1 receptor 1-like: MMLTYLVLGIFFLIQMGVGILGNFFLLGLYTFTLLIGHRLRPIECLFAHLALANATVLLSKGIPHIIVCLGFKNFLDLVGCKLIIYLYHVARSVCLSITCLLSGFQVITISPSNSRGLEIKLQAQKGIVSSCFLCWCFHLLINFILLGTMHNSRYLTNNTKMRNLGYCSISTPASFNAAFFAIAFFMPDVMCLGFMTCSSAYLVLLLHRHHQQVKHIHSLHLSSTNFPEKRATQAVLLLVSTYISFYSINSSLALYNFKMEKDEPWFVATLELLAASFSAISPFVLITSDSRVLKYWHALWYRKQCLLCHSVFSHTHSQHSDLTL, from the coding sequence ATGATGCTTACTTACCTGGTGTTGggtattttcttccttattcAGATGGGGGTTGGGATTCTTGGAAATTTCTTCCTCCTGGGCCTATACACCTTCACTTTACTCATTGGTCACAGGCTGAGGCCCATAGAATGCCTTTTTGCCCACTTAGCCTTGGCCAATGCAACAGTGCTTCTCTCCAAGGGAATTCCTCATATCATTGTCTGTCTGGGCTTCAAAAATTTCTTGGACCTTGTTGGGTGTAAACTTATAATTTATCTTTATCATGTGGCCCGGAGTGTTTGCCTCAGCATCACCTGCCTCTTGAGTGGTTTTCAGGTCATCACTATCAGTCCCAGTAACTCCAGGGGGTTAGAAATCAAACTCCAAGCCCAAAAGGGCATTGTCTCCTCCTGCTTCCTCTGCTGGTGCTTCCACCTACTGATAAATTTCATTTTGCTTGGGACTATGCACAACTCAAGGTATCTGACTAATAATACAAAGATGCGGAATTTGGGATATTGTTCAATTTCAACTCCTGCCTCTTTTAATGCTGCATTTTTTGCGATTGCCTTTTTTATGCCTGATGTTATGTGTTTGGGATTCATGACCTGTTCCAGTGCCTACTTAGTGCTTCTCCTACACAGGCACCATCAGCAAGTGAAACATATTCACAGTCTTCATCTCTCTTCTACCAATTTCCCTGAGAAAAGAGCCACCCAGGCTGTACTCCTGCTAGTGAGCACATACATCTCCTTTTATTCCATTAACTCTAGCTTGGCATTGTAcaactttaaaatggaaaaagatgagcCCTGGTTTGTGGCCACCTTAGAACTTCTAGCAGCATCATTCTCAGCCATCAGCCCTTTTGTGCTGATCACCTCTGACTCCCGAGTCCTCAAATATTGGCATGCTCTCTGGTATAGGAAACAATGTCTCCTTTGCCACAGTGTCTTCAGCCATACCCATTCCCAGCATTCTGACCTAACACTATGA